A single window of Paenibacillus sp. FSL H8-0537 DNA harbors:
- a CDS encoding ATP-dependent helicase: MEQTRTKYYPRPYGVTTNIMPRANQATADTSKQLVRSGEADAAFFRSLEQHGIQLNEAQIAAVRHTEGPLLTLAGAGSGKTSVLVCRTAYLLSVRSVMASQLLLMTFSKKAAEEMKSRIATLPGISESAAAAVEARTFHSFCLQLLRRRGMRQAILGDSGRKQIFFKRLLRERNLHETYQPETLITLFSAYKLEMLELHELPAQTEEDKQLKILFECYEQWKSEQQLIDYDDMLLAAYRLLTTDQNLLEMLQRRFRYVMIDEFQDTNKVQYELIKLLVKQHGNLMVVGDDDQTIYSFNGARNDYILNFEQQYPTSKNVVLDINYRSGAAIVGLGNVIISSNKQRRPKSLKVAKTQSHSPTFARPGNTDDEAQLIVNKITETQSQGKRSYQDFAILFRTASSSRAIFDQLVIRQIPFIDYGGGESFYEQWVVKPIIAHLRLAIDRRHFDAMQNILATLYVKPEQAMAFIWNEEKQQAKKWPLIHLVRFPGIKEFHQEKIKERLRLIRSLPKLKPEQAIRLLRDGFYDNYIQADKSQTLTEHKDALKETLDELETASKRFATIADFLAFVDEIAVKLQEMRQLKLASRGADAVHFMTIHKSKGLEFPVVFVSGASDGILPHSSALSASKNSDRSAIQTGDDVAEAALEEERRLAYVAVTRAKEELYISSPGYYRGKPAAVSSFLLNAFK; the protein is encoded by the coding sequence ATGGAACAAACACGTACAAAATATTATCCCAGACCTTACGGTGTAACAACAAACATAATGCCACGGGCAAATCAGGCGACAGCTGATACGAGCAAACAGCTTGTCAGAAGCGGGGAAGCCGATGCCGCTTTTTTCCGCTCGCTGGAACAGCACGGCATCCAGCTGAATGAGGCGCAAATTGCCGCTGTTCGCCATACCGAGGGGCCGCTGCTCACGCTCGCTGGAGCTGGCTCTGGCAAAACCTCCGTTCTCGTCTGCCGAACGGCTTATTTGCTGTCTGTCCGCAGCGTAATGGCTTCCCAGCTGCTGCTCATGACGTTTTCCAAAAAAGCAGCGGAGGAAATGAAGTCGCGCATCGCCACGCTGCCCGGTATTTCTGAAAGTGCTGCCGCTGCGGTTGAAGCAAGGACCTTCCATTCTTTCTGCTTGCAGCTGCTGCGCAGGCGTGGCATGAGACAGGCGATTTTAGGCGACAGCGGCCGGAAGCAGATTTTTTTCAAGCGGCTGCTGCGCGAACGCAATTTGCATGAGACGTATCAGCCGGAGACGCTTATTACGTTATTTTCAGCCTACAAGCTGGAAATGCTGGAGCTCCATGAGCTGCCAGCCCAAACAGAAGAGGACAAGCAGCTGAAAATTTTGTTTGAATGCTATGAGCAGTGGAAGTCGGAGCAGCAGCTGATCGACTATGATGATATGCTGCTGGCCGCTTATCGGCTGCTGACGACCGATCAGAACTTGCTCGAGATGCTGCAGCGCCGCTTCCGCTACGTGATGATCGATGAGTTTCAGGATACGAATAAGGTGCAATATGAGCTGATTAAGCTGCTTGTTAAGCAGCATGGCAATTTGATGGTCGTTGGCGATGATGACCAGACGATTTATTCGTTTAACGGGGCGCGCAACGATTATATTTTGAATTTTGAACAGCAATATCCGACCAGCAAAAATGTTGTGCTCGACATTAACTATCGCTCCGGGGCTGCCATTGTCGGGCTGGGCAATGTGATTATTAGCAGCAACAAGCAGCGCCGTCCCAAGTCGCTCAAAGTGGCGAAGACGCAAAGTCACTCCCCAACATTTGCAAGGCCCGGCAATACCGACGATGAGGCCCAGCTGATTGTCAATAAAATTACGGAGACGCAGAGCCAGGGGAAGCGCAGCTATCAGGATTTCGCCATTTTGTTTCGTACGGCAAGCAGCAGCCGCGCCATCTTCGACCAGCTGGTCATACGGCAAATTCCGTTTATTGATTATGGCGGAGGCGAGTCCTTTTATGAGCAATGGGTCGTAAAGCCGATCATTGCCCATTTGCGGCTGGCGATCGATCGGCGTCATTTTGATGCGATGCAAAATATACTGGCGACGCTTTATGTCAAGCCGGAGCAGGCTATGGCTTTCATTTGGAACGAAGAGAAGCAGCAAGCCAAAAAATGGCCGCTGATCCACCTCGTCCGCTTCCCCGGCATTAAGGAATTTCATCAGGAAAAAATCAAAGAGCGGCTGCGGCTCATTCGCTCCTTGCCTAAGCTTAAGCCTGAGCAGGCTATTCGCCTGCTGCGCGATGGCTTTTATGACAATTACATCCAAGCCGATAAAAGCCAGACGCTTACCGAGCACAAGGACGCCTTGAAGGAAACGCTGGACGAGCTGGAAACCGCTTCCAAACGTTTTGCCACGATTGCCGATTTTTTGGCATTCGTGGACGAAATTGCAGTGAAGCTGCAAGAAATGAGGCAGCTCAAGCTGGCGAGCCGTGGTGCTGACGCCGTCCATTTTATGACGATCCACAAATCAAAGGGTCTGGAGTTTCCCGTTGTATTCGTCAGCGGGGCATCCGATGGCATTTTACCGCACAGCTCCGCGCTGTCCGCGAGCAAAAATAGTGACCGCAGCGCTATTCAGACGGGTGATGACGTTGCCGAGGCTGCACTGGAGGAAGAACGCCGGCTCGCTTACGTCGCCGTTACGCGTGCCAAGGAAGAGCTGTACATCAGCTCGCCTGGTTATTATCGCGGCAAACCGGCGGCCGTTTCTTCTTTTTTACTCAACGCTTTTAAATAA
- a CDS encoding HD domain-containing phosphohydrolase: MNDQLRTFLQLGDAVIITDDQHQILEINSSYEAITGYSRREILGKTAGIVRTSLTPGHIHESMKEALKAKRPWSGVFINRRKDGQLWHSSITITPLYMDESWYYIGIFRELEQLPSGFYMPQERIGHIQSSLLKVLAISCEIRDPGIESHLVRVRDLTEELVRYHNERMQLGWKEERLSRIASASILHDIGKSGIPEGILYKPGPLADYERTIIEMHTFIGVDIIEKIFNEFNDELFTSELTASRHIILHHHERWDGEGYPHKLAGEAIPIEARIVSIVDVFDALTSKRPYKEKWSEVQALAYIKEMRGTQFDPDLVDSFIQLNKQKEGLA, from the coding sequence ATGAACGATCAGCTTAGAACCTTTTTACAATTAGGTGATGCCGTTATTATTACGGATGACCAGCATCAAATATTAGAAATCAATTCGAGCTATGAAGCGATAACCGGCTACAGCCGCAGAGAAATATTAGGTAAAACGGCCGGTATTGTTCGCACCAGCCTTACTCCTGGGCATATTCATGAGAGCATGAAGGAAGCGTTAAAGGCAAAGCGGCCATGGTCTGGCGTATTCATTAACCGCCGCAAGGATGGACAGCTGTGGCATTCCTCCATTACCATTACACCTTTATATATGGATGAGAGCTGGTATTATATCGGCATTTTCCGTGAATTGGAGCAGCTCCCTAGCGGCTTCTATATGCCTCAGGAACGAATTGGGCATATTCAAAGCTCGCTGCTCAAGGTGCTCGCCATTTCCTGTGAAATTCGCGATCCTGGCATTGAGTCGCATCTTGTGCGGGTGAGGGATCTTACGGAGGAGCTTGTGCGTTATCATAATGAGCGCATGCAGTTGGGATGGAAAGAAGAACGGCTTAGCCGCATCGCCTCAGCGAGCATTTTGCATGATATCGGAAAATCAGGCATTCCCGAGGGGATTTTGTATAAGCCAGGTCCGCTCGCTGACTATGAACGCACCATTATTGAAATGCATACGTTTATTGGCGTCGACATTATTGAGAAGATTTTCAATGAGTTTAATGACGAGCTGTTTACTAGCGAGCTGACAGCGAGCAGGCATATTATTTTGCACCATCATGAACGGTGGGATGGCGAGGGCTATCCGCATAAGCTTGCTGGAGAAGCTATCCCCATTGAAGCGCGAATCGTAAGCATCGTTGATGTTTTCGACGCCCTTACCAGCAAACGCCCCTACAAGGAAAAATGGTCGGAGGTGCAGGCGCTCGCTTACATTAAAGAGATGCGCGGCACCCAGTTTGACCCGGACTTAGTCGATTCATTTATTCAGCTTAATAAACAAAAAGAGGGATTGGCGTAA
- a CDS encoding ferritin, which produces MNDQLAEALNEQMNFEFYSAHVYLAMAAYCSGESLDGFANFFIIQAEEERFHGMKIYKFLNDRNRRATLSALHEPKNEYASMLDAFERAYAHEQQNTRKFYNLADLALSEREHATIYFLKWFIDEQVEEESLFDGIISKLKRIDKDSNAFYMLDAEFAQRTFTPPAE; this is translated from the coding sequence ATGAATGATCAATTAGCTGAAGCTTTAAACGAACAAATGAACTTTGAATTTTATTCGGCGCATGTGTATCTTGCAATGGCAGCCTACTGTTCTGGTGAAAGTCTGGACGGGTTTGCGAATTTCTTTATTATCCAGGCTGAGGAAGAGCGTTTCCATGGCATGAAAATATATAAATTCCTAAACGACCGCAACCGTCGTGCTACCTTGTCTGCTCTGCATGAGCCTAAGAACGAATATGCATCGATGCTGGATGCGTTCGAGCGTGCTTACGCGCATGAACAGCAAAACACTCGCAAGTTCTACAACCTTGCTGACCTTGCGCTCAGCGAGCGCGAGCACGCGACGATCTACTTCCTGAAATGGTTCATCGATGAGCAGGTAGAAGAGGAGTCCTTGTTCGACGGTATCATTTCGAAGCTGAAACGCATTGATAAAGACAGCAACGCGTTTTATATGCTGGATGCTGAATTTGCACAGCGTACGTTCACGCCTCCTGCGGAATAA
- a CDS encoding DUF1450 domain-containing protein produces MTHLLKIKYCTKNFKNGTKPVYKAMKDKFPDIKMKKSDCLGNCKTCRHECFAVVKSKMVSAPSAEKLYKELKKLIG; encoded by the coding sequence GTGACACACCTATTGAAGATCAAATATTGCACCAAAAATTTCAAAAACGGGACGAAGCCGGTCTATAAGGCGATGAAGGATAAGTTTCCCGACATCAAGATGAAGAAGTCCGACTGTCTCGGAAATTGCAAAACATGCAGGCATGAATGTTTTGCCGTGGTGAAGTCCAAGATGGTCAGCGCTCCGTCAGCCGAGAAGCTTTATAAAGAATTAAAAAAATTAATTGGATAA
- a CDS encoding S41 family peptidase, translating into MRYFTHAAARRRVLLIGLVGAILFMVAGFAVGWLWMGHRYPMLKEPAFQNFAVSYNTIMDKYLNGADGEDLINGASEGMVASLEDPYSRYLIEEQGDAYTQGYEGEFSGVGAEVREQDGQFIIHALTPKAPAERGGVQSGDIIAAVDGQDTKAIKFQDLIALMRGKSGTEVTLTLQRLGETEPIEITLKREAIPVYTVTSEMLEDGIGHITISRFAQKTATEFDEAVAKMKEQGMTKLLLDLRSNPGGLLQPTIAIGSKLIPKGKVILEVVYKEESSPIVYKSTQKEEWTIPIVVLVNGQSASASEVLTAALKESAGATIVGEKTYGKGVVQAFEQFKDGSVLSLTEAQWKTPAGTWIHKVGVMPNEVVSLPAFASLRPLPVGSELKNGSYGEDVKTLQSMLKELGYASVGKDGLFDDATEAAMRAFQKAEKVDVTGSLNDKTAYKIVELLKEKLDKEDTQLQRGIELLKK; encoded by the coding sequence TTGAGGTATTTTACACATGCTGCTGCACGGCGCAGAGTGCTGTTAATTGGCCTGGTTGGGGCTATATTATTTATGGTTGCCGGGTTCGCAGTGGGGTGGCTCTGGATGGGGCATCGTTATCCGATGCTGAAAGAGCCTGCATTCCAGAACTTTGCGGTATCCTACAATACCATTATGGATAAATATTTAAATGGAGCGGATGGCGAGGATTTGATTAATGGCGCCTCCGAGGGAATGGTAGCATCGCTTGAAGATCCGTATTCCCGCTATTTAATCGAGGAACAGGGCGATGCCTATACGCAAGGTTATGAAGGCGAGTTTTCTGGAGTTGGGGCGGAGGTGCGTGAGCAGGATGGGCAGTTCATCATTCATGCGCTGACCCCCAAAGCGCCGGCAGAACGCGGAGGCGTGCAATCCGGCGATATTATTGCGGCGGTTGACGGCCAGGATACGAAGGCGATTAAGTTTCAGGATCTGATTGCACTTATGCGCGGCAAGTCCGGTACCGAGGTGACGCTGACGCTGCAGCGCTTGGGAGAGACGGAGCCAATCGAGATCACGCTTAAGCGTGAGGCGATTCCAGTGTATACCGTAACCTCAGAGATGCTGGAGGATGGCATCGGACATATTACGATTAGCCGCTTCGCCCAGAAGACGGCTACAGAATTTGATGAAGCGGTAGCGAAAATGAAGGAGCAGGGCATGACGAAGCTGCTGCTGGATCTTCGCTCTAATCCAGGCGGACTGCTGCAGCCGACGATTGCGATTGGCAGTAAGCTGATTCCGAAGGGAAAAGTGATTCTGGAGGTCGTCTATAAAGAAGAAAGCAGCCCGATTGTTTATAAATCGACCCAAAAGGAAGAGTGGACGATTCCAATCGTTGTGCTAGTGAACGGCCAGTCGGCAAGTGCAAGCGAGGTGTTGACAGCCGCGCTTAAGGAGTCGGCGGGAGCAACGATCGTTGGCGAGAAAACGTATGGCAAAGGCGTCGTTCAGGCGTTTGAGCAATTTAAGGATGGCTCGGTGCTCAGCTTGACCGAGGCACAGTGGAAAACACCTGCTGGCACGTGGATTCACAAGGTTGGCGTCATGCCTAATGAGGTTGTCAGCCTGCCTGCATTTGCAAGCTTACGGCCGCTTCCGGTCGGCAGCGAGCTGAAAAACGGCAGCTACGGCGAAGACGTCAAGACGCTGCAATCCATGCTGAAGGAGCTCGGTTATGCGTCCGTGGGCAAAGACGGCTTGTTCGATGATGCGACGGAGGCGGCGATGCGCGCTTTTCAGAAGGCAGAGAAGGTGGACGTTACCGGATCGCTTAATGACAAGACGGCGTACAAAATTGTTGAGCTGCTCAAGGAAAAGCTGGATAAGGAAGATACTCAGCTGCAGCGAGGCATAGAACTATTGAAAAAATAA
- a CDS encoding Cof-type HAD-IIB family hydrolase, whose translation MYKLIAIDVDDTLLNDELIVTEGTKRAMEEAIAKGVTVTLATGRMYASARQIAEQIQLNVPIITYQGSLVKTLLDGKVLYERSVPTDAAKELYAFTEKHGLHLQLYVDDQLFVKEANDKALMYSRLSKIPYTVAPDFEELLEQPNTKMLIIDEPDYLDEIAEQLKALIGDRVHITKSKAHYLEFMHKEGTKGHALRFMAEHLGCTMDQTIAIGDAWNDHEMIEAAGLGVAMANAIPALKEVANYVTLSNNDEGVRHVFEKFVLNS comes from the coding sequence ATGTATAAACTAATTGCAATTGATGTAGACGATACACTGTTGAACGATGAACTCATTGTGACTGAAGGAACGAAACGCGCCATGGAGGAAGCGATCGCGAAAGGCGTAACGGTGACGCTGGCTACCGGAAGAATGTACGCTTCGGCCAGACAAATCGCTGAGCAAATCCAGCTCAATGTGCCCATCATTACGTATCAGGGCTCGCTAGTAAAAACGCTGCTGGACGGCAAGGTGCTGTATGAGCGCAGTGTGCCTACCGATGCGGCCAAGGAGCTGTATGCTTTTACAGAAAAACATGGCCTGCATTTGCAGCTTTATGTCGATGACCAACTGTTTGTGAAGGAAGCGAATGATAAAGCACTTATGTATTCGCGCCTATCCAAAATCCCTTACACGGTAGCACCAGATTTCGAGGAGCTGCTGGAGCAGCCGAATACGAAAATGCTGATTATCGATGAGCCGGACTATCTCGATGAAATTGCTGAGCAGCTCAAGGCGCTTATCGGCGACCGTGTGCATATTACGAAATCCAAAGCTCATTATTTAGAGTTTATGCATAAAGAAGGGACAAAAGGACATGCGCTGCGTTTTATGGCTGAGCATCTTGGCTGCACAATGGACCAAACGATTGCAATCGGCGATGCATGGAATGATCACGAGATGATCGAAGCGGCTGGACTTGGCGTAGCAATGGCTAATGCGATTCCAGCGCTGAAAGAGGTTGCTAATTATGTGACGCTTAGCAATAATGATGAGGGCGTTCGTCACGTATTTGAAAAATTCGTTTTAAACTCGTAA
- a CDS encoding sulfate ABC transporter substrate-binding protein: MNAIQTTSRRIFALLLATALLLVAAGCGEAQGNDPAVESSVPNGDVTLVIGAYSIVKDAFAEILPQFQAYWLQQTGQKVVFQESYEASGTQARAIIGGFNADVAVLALEGDVNKIADAGLINPNWKEQADGEFVTKSIVVLGTREGNPLNIQDWSDLTRSGVKIVYPNPKTSGGAQWDINAIYGAGLKQSEEETGAKDPAFAKNFLKAVHANVESLDKSGRASMAAFEYGVGDVIVTYENELLARIKQGKDYHIVVPKSTILIENPATVVDKNADKHGTREVAEAFIHYLHSDEAQRVLVDYGFRSVNETVAKESASKYVVPEQLFDISYLGGWPEVKKTLYSKKGIWYQVLAGI; encoded by the coding sequence ATGAATGCTATTCAGACAACAAGCCGCCGTATATTTGCCCTGTTGCTTGCGACCGCCCTGCTGCTTGTTGCAGCGGGCTGCGGCGAAGCGCAAGGCAATGATCCGGCGGTGGAATCTTCCGTTCCAAACGGCGATGTCACGCTTGTCATTGGTGCATACTCCATAGTGAAGGATGCTTTCGCCGAAATTTTGCCGCAGTTCCAGGCTTACTGGCTGCAGCAAACGGGACAAAAGGTTGTATTTCAGGAATCCTATGAAGCCTCTGGGACACAAGCGCGTGCCATTATAGGTGGATTTAATGCCGACGTTGCCGTGCTGGCGCTGGAGGGTGACGTCAACAAAATTGCCGATGCGGGACTTATCAACCCGAATTGGAAGGAGCAAGCGGACGGCGAATTTGTGACCAAGTCGATTGTTGTGCTTGGCACACGTGAAGGCAATCCGCTGAACATTCAAGATTGGTCCGATCTTACTCGCAGCGGAGTAAAGATTGTCTATCCGAACCCGAAAACATCTGGCGGCGCCCAGTGGGATATTAATGCAATTTACGGCGCGGGATTGAAGCAGTCGGAGGAAGAGACAGGTGCCAAGGACCCGGCATTTGCAAAAAACTTCCTCAAGGCGGTCCATGCCAACGTAGAATCGCTTGATAAAAGCGGCCGTGCTTCTATGGCGGCGTTCGAATACGGTGTCGGCGACGTGATCGTGACGTATGAGAACGAACTGCTCGCCCGCATTAAGCAGGGTAAGGACTATCATATCGTCGTGCCGAAAAGCACGATTCTGATTGAAAACCCAGCGACGGTAGTAGACAAAAATGCAGACAAGCACGGCACCCGCGAGGTGGCCGAAGCATTCATCCATTATTTGCACAGCGATGAAGCGCAGCGTGTGCTTGTCGATTACGGTTTCCGTTCTGTAAATGAGACAGTAGCCAAGGAATCGGCGAGCAAATACGTAGTTCCTGAGCAGCTGTTCGACATCAGCTACCTCGGCGGCTGGCCCGAGGTAAAGAAGACGCTCTATTCCAAAAAGGGCATCTGGTACCAAGTGCTTGCAGGTATTTAA
- a CDS encoding ABC transporter ATP-binding protein yields MHIEVRNLNKSFGDFHAVQDVSFDIKKGQLIGLLGPSGGGKTSILRMLAGLESPSSGDIVFHGKRVNDLPPQERGIGFVFQNYALFKHMTVYDNIAFGLKVKKQTKEQIRERVMTLVELTGLKGFEHRYAHQLSGGQRQRVAFARALAPEPQLLLLDEPFAAIDAKIRTELRTWLKEMIERVGITSIFVTHDQDEAIEVADEIMIISKGRLEQKGSPWAIYKDPQTPFVASFIGESTIVEDVGALKGFDSAAGKPGTKALIRPEYIEIGKPGEIRLASATLAANVKHIHFRGSEWLVELEVGSVKLVTYRSLEKDVLQPGDRVQVLVHRAYLFNDQESWIQENSLKEDPMPIHI; encoded by the coding sequence ATGCATATTGAAGTCCGTAATTTAAACAAAAGCTTCGGGGATTTTCATGCGGTGCAGGATGTCAGCTTCGATATTAAGAAAGGCCAGCTCATTGGCCTGCTGGGGCCGAGCGGCGGCGGCAAAACGTCAATTCTCCGCATGCTGGCAGGGCTTGAGTCGCCTTCCTCTGGCGATATCGTATTCCATGGCAAGCGCGTCAATGATTTGCCGCCGCAGGAGCGCGGAATCGGTTTTGTATTCCAGAACTATGCGCTGTTCAAGCATATGACCGTTTATGATAATATCGCTTTTGGACTTAAGGTGAAAAAGCAAACCAAAGAACAAATCCGCGAGCGTGTGATGACGCTTGTTGAGCTTACAGGGCTGAAAGGCTTTGAGCATCGTTATGCCCACCAGCTATCGGGAGGCCAGCGTCAGCGTGTCGCCTTCGCTAGAGCACTCGCGCCTGAGCCGCAGCTGCTGCTGCTCGATGAGCCTTTCGCGGCGATTGATGCGAAAATTCGCACGGAGCTGCGCACTTGGCTCAAGGAAATGATTGAGCGCGTTGGCATTACGTCGATTTTCGTCACGCATGACCAGGATGAGGCGATTGAGGTTGCTGATGAAATTATGATTATCAGCAAGGGCAGGCTGGAGCAGAAGGGCTCGCCATGGGCGATTTACAAGGACCCGCAGACGCCGTTCGTAGCGAGCTTTATCGGGGAATCGACAATTGTCGAGGATGTTGGCGCATTGAAAGGCTTTGACTCTGCTGCTGGCAAACCGGGAACAAAGGCGCTCATCCGCCCCGAGTATATAGAAATCGGCAAGCCGGGCGAAATTCGCCTTGCATCTGCGACGCTTGCAGCAAACGTTAAGCATATTCATTTCCGCGGCAGCGAGTGGCTGGTTGAGCTTGAGGTAGGCTCGGTTAAGCTTGTTACCTACCGTTCGCTGGAGAAGGATGTGCTGCAGCCGGGCGACCGCGTTCAAGTGCTGGTGCACCGGGCGTATTTGTTTAATGATCAAGAGAGCTGGATTCAGGAAAACAGCCTGAAGGAAGATCCAATGCCAATTCATATCTAA
- a CDS encoding sulfate ABC transporter permease subunit — translation MRKLWITLTYVVFILLLIIPLVEIVLGSWAEGWSGFTEGLLRQQSLHALKMTALIVVIVTALNTLFGVMLALYLVRAKWIGPRIKRLLNSLVDLPFAVSPVIGGLMIVLILGPSTVIGTFFEASGFKIVYALPGMVLATLFVTFPLMVREVLPVLQEIGAQQEEAASTLGAYSWYTFWQVTWPSIRWGVIYGVVLTVARSLGEFGAVLVVSGNIMNKTQTATTLVYQDVENFNVVAANGVALVLAAFSVGLLLLMEWAKKRKEVH, via the coding sequence ATGAGAAAACTATGGATTACGCTCACTTACGTCGTATTTATACTTCTACTTATCATACCGCTTGTTGAAATCGTGCTCGGGTCCTGGGCAGAAGGCTGGAGCGGTTTTACTGAAGGGCTGCTAAGGCAGCAATCGCTTCATGCTCTTAAGATGACCGCATTAATCGTCGTTATTGTAACCGCATTAAACACACTTTTCGGGGTCATGCTTGCGCTTTATCTGGTACGGGCAAAATGGATTGGGCCGCGTATCAAGCGCCTGCTGAACAGCTTGGTAGACCTGCCGTTTGCAGTGTCTCCGGTTATCGGCGGTTTGATGATTGTCCTTATTCTTGGACCAAGTACCGTTATTGGAACCTTTTTTGAAGCGTCGGGCTTTAAAATCGTCTACGCCTTGCCAGGCATGGTGCTTGCAACGCTGTTCGTCACTTTCCCGCTCATGGTGCGCGAGGTACTGCCCGTATTGCAGGAAATCGGGGCCCAGCAGGAGGAGGCGGCGTCTACGCTTGGCGCATACTCGTGGTATACGTTCTGGCAGGTGACATGGCCGTCGATTCGTTGGGGTGTCATTTACGGTGTTGTGCTGACGGTTGCCCGCTCGCTTGGCGAGTTTGGCGCTGTGCTCGTCGTATCCGGCAATATTATGAATAAGACGCAGACGGCAACGACGCTCGTGTATCAGGATGTGGAAAATTTTAATGTTGTGGCTGCGAACGGGGTTGCGCTCGTGCTTGCGGCGTTCTCCGTAGGATTGCTGCTTTTAATGGAATGGGCCAAGAAACGAAAGGAAGTGCATTAA
- the cysT gene encoding sulfate ABC transporter permease subunit CysT has translation MFRNKWWSFGFRSTVMLYFIILIIIPIFGIYTQSLSLGWQPFWVSVSDPLAWKAVLLTVRLAVIATIINIFLGTLIGWVLIRYKFPGKRFLNSLVDLPFALPTAVAGLMILLLLGPRSFVGGLATKLGFDIVFHEPAIIIAMVFVTFPFVIRAVQPLLEELDRSEEEAAYTMGASRALTFFRIILPSMLPGIISGAMLAFSRGIAEFGAVVLVAGNIPGKTLIASVYIFGEIESDNPQGAAAVSVILLTLSFVILWTVNLIQSRRPGQ, from the coding sequence ATGTTTCGAAACAAATGGTGGAGCTTCGGCTTCCGAAGTACGGTTATGCTTTATTTTATTATCCTGATTATTATTCCGATTTTCGGCATTTACACGCAATCGCTGTCGCTAGGCTGGCAGCCGTTCTGGGTAAGCGTAAGCGATCCTCTCGCGTGGAAAGCGGTGCTGCTCACCGTCAGGCTCGCCGTTATTGCGACGATAATCAACATTTTTCTCGGAACGCTGATTGGCTGGGTGCTTATTCGCTACAAATTTCCCGGGAAAAGATTTCTCAACTCGCTCGTCGATTTGCCTTTTGCTTTGCCGACAGCGGTTGCGGGGCTGATGATTTTGCTGCTGCTGGGCCCACGAAGCTTTGTTGGCGGTTTGGCGACGAAGCTTGGCTTCGATATCGTATTCCATGAACCGGCGATTATTATCGCGATGGTGTTCGTCACCTTCCCATTCGTTATCCGCGCTGTACAGCCTTTGCTGGAGGAGCTGGATCGCTCGGAGGAAGAAGCGGCGTATACGATGGGTGCTTCAAGAGCGCTGACGTTTTTTCGCATTATTTTACCGTCGATGCTTCCAGGTATTATAAGCGGAGCGATGCTGGCATTCTCGCGCGGCATAGCCGAGTTTGGTGCAGTTGTGCTAGTAGCGGGCAACATTCCTGGCAAAACGCTCATTGCATCAGTTTATATTTTTGGGGAAATCGAAAGCGATAATCCGCAGGGAGCAGCGGCGGTTTCCGTTATTTTGCTCACCTTATCCTTCGTCATCTTGTGGACGGTTAACCTGATTCAATCCAGGAGGCCGGGCCAATGA
- a CDS encoding YigZ family protein → MKLERYRTVRQQAHAEIVIKRSRFIGYAKPVETEEEAVQFIDEIKRLHKTATHNCSAYMVGERDQFQKQSDDGEPSGTAGKPILEVIKHKGLKNIAVVVTRYFGGTMLGAGGLVRAYTDGAVAGIEAAGEIVNVLHREVRVSVDYTWYGKLENELHGRGIRVGGTEFTDRVIVSCLPAEPEAEAFIAWMTDLTQGQAEIEAGESVYYIEGE, encoded by the coding sequence ATGAAGCTTGAACGTTACCGAACGGTTAGGCAGCAGGCCCATGCCGAAATCGTCATCAAGCGCTCCCGTTTTATTGGCTATGCAAAGCCAGTAGAGACCGAGGAGGAAGCGGTGCAGTTTATTGACGAGATCAAGCGGCTGCACAAAACCGCTACGCATAACTGCTCCGCCTATATGGTGGGGGAGCGTGACCAATTCCAGAAGCAGTCTGACGACGGCGAGCCAAGCGGCACGGCGGGCAAGCCGATTTTGGAGGTCATTAAGCACAAGGGTCTCAAAAATATCGCCGTCGTTGTCACCCGCTATTTTGGCGGCACGATGCTGGGCGCCGGGGGACTCGTCCGGGCCTACACAGACGGCGCGGTAGCCGGAATCGAAGCGGCAGGCGAGATTGTAAACGTCCTGCACCGCGAGGTGCGGGTTTCCGTTGACTATACTTGGTATGGCAAGCTGGAGAACGAGCTGCACGGCCGTGGCATACGCGTAGGCGGCACCGAGTTTACGGACCGCGTCATCGTCAGCTGTTTGCCGGCGGAGCCGGAGGCGGAAGCTTTTATTGCGTGGATGACGGATTTGACGCAGGGCCAAGCCGAGATAGAAGCAGGCGAGAGCGTCTATTATATTGAGGGCGAATAA